GAATGTGCGCTTTGATGAAACCACCATGTGGGTCGAATTGAGTGATGGCAGAGTCATGGGGGTTCCGCTGGCTTGGTTCCCACGACTGCTCAACGCCTCTGCAAAGGATCGCAGAGATTATGAACTCAGTAAACGCGGTATCCACTGGGATGCTCTGGATGAGGATATCTCAGTGGACGGTTTGCTGGCAGGCTGCGGTGATGTGACCCATGTTCCGCATCACGTTGCATGACACAATAAAGGCCTTATTGACTCTATATGGCATCTGCAGAAAAGGCCATGTGAGAAATCTGTTAGCAGATTCAATTAATTACACTCTCTTGTGCGCCGATTTAGTCTGGCGCTTCTTTCTTCTATAATGGGGTTCAATAATCAGGAATGTCAC
The sequence above is drawn from the Serratia symbiotica genome and encodes:
- a CDS encoding DUF2442 domain-containing protein, with the translated sequence MTISVKNVRFDETTMWVELSDGRVMGVPLAWFPRLLNASAKDRRDYELSKRGIHWDALDEDISVDGLLAGCGDVTHVPHHVA